One Mycobacteriales bacterium DNA segment encodes these proteins:
- a CDS encoding glycosyltransferase family 1 protein, producing MRVGLDATPLLGTRTGIGRYTAALLDALRDGPDDLVATAFTLRGRGALGDVVPRGVAVAARPAPARALQELWARAEWPPVELLAGRVDVFHATNFVLPPLRRARGVVTVHDLAYLRLTETVSTASARYRDLVPRSLRRAGAVITPSEAVAEQVREAYSPTVPVVAVPHGVADAWRTAQSVDAPLRRALGLPSAYLLFVGTLEPRKALATLLAAVRQLPDAPPLVLVGPPGWGAELDVSGCVTTGYLDEDVLRPVVAGASALVLPSRDEGFGLPVLEALAAGTPVVASDLPVLREVGGDVVRYADVGDAESFAAAITAALADPGEAQARRDHAAPFTWALSAERTRAVYEQVLS from the coding sequence GTGAGGGTCGGGCTCGACGCGACGCCGCTGCTCGGTACCCGCACCGGCATCGGCCGCTACACCGCCGCCCTGCTCGACGCGCTGCGCGACGGCCCGGACGACCTGGTCGCGACCGCCTTCACCCTTCGAGGTCGGGGGGCGCTCGGCGACGTCGTCCCGCGCGGCGTCGCGGTCGCCGCCCGCCCGGCGCCGGCCCGCGCCCTGCAGGAGCTGTGGGCCCGGGCGGAGTGGCCGCCGGTCGAGCTGCTGGCGGGCCGGGTCGACGTCTTCCACGCGACCAACTTCGTGCTGCCTCCGCTGCGCCGCGCGCGTGGTGTCGTCACCGTGCACGACCTGGCCTACCTGCGCCTCACCGAGACGGTCTCGACCGCGAGCGCCCGCTACCGCGACCTCGTGCCGCGCTCGCTGCGCCGCGCCGGCGCGGTCATCACCCCGAGCGAGGCCGTCGCCGAGCAGGTCCGCGAGGCCTACTCGCCTACGGTCCCCGTCGTCGCAGTCCCGCACGGGGTGGCCGACGCGTGGCGCACGGCGCAGTCGGTCGACGCACCGCTGCGGCGCGCTCTCGGACTGCCGTCGGCGTACCTGCTCTTCGTGGGCACGCTGGAGCCACGCAAGGCCCTCGCGACCCTGCTCGCCGCGGTCCGGCAGCTGCCCGACGCGCCGCCGCTGGTGCTCGTCGGGCCGCCCGGCTGGGGCGCCGAGCTCGACGTGAGCGGGTGCGTGACAACCGGCTACCTCGACGAGGACGTGCTGCGACCGGTGGTCGCGGGCGCGTCCGCCCTGGTGCTGCCGAGCCGCGACGAGGGCTTCGGACTGCCGGTGCTCGAGGCGCTCGCCGCTGGGACGCCTGTCGTCGCGAGCGACCTGCCGGTGCTGCGCGAGGTCGGGGGCGACGTCGTGCGCTACGCCGATGTCGGCGACGCCGAGTCCTTCGCCGCCGCGATCACCGCGGCGCTGGCCGACCCGGGCGAGGCGCAGGCCCGGCGCGACCACGCCGCGCCCTTCACCTGGGCGCTGTCCGCCGAGCGCACGCGGGCGGTCTACGAGCAGGTGCTGTCGTGA
- a CDS encoding LCP family protein yields the protein MSHTDERDDVSDGRDWDDPGARPGRRPLPPELDPRGGGAPDRAAERATAAYRGVARSSLPPRPATQRVVPPPSRRPPTKRRWARVLSWVAVSMSVVILGTSTALYVLVNKYDANIARIDVFGGSRAEAPAAAPRDAQNILIVGSDSRGDTDAGGEFQGSGDTFVTGQRSDTVILAHLYGSSDKAQLVSFPRDSYVSIPAFTDPKSGKTTSARKGKLNSAFSTGGPPLLIATIENLTQIRVDHYMQIDFQGFQSMVDKLGGVEVCLSKPAKDRFSGIDLPAGRHKIGGRTALAFVRQRHGLAGGDIDRITRQQQFLGSMVRKVLSAGTLANPLKLTGFLDVATSSLQVDNDLTVGDLKDLAIRFKSFNAGGVSFATIPITDIAAYRNRESVVLIDDDKATALFDALRRDEAPDSPKPKPTATASGDPLIVKPGSIRVKVYNGAGVAGLGRKAAADLTEIGFQMSGIPENRGSGATGTTVLHGPDKADSARTLAAALPGAVVQEDPSLGNVLEVVVGSAYSGAKAVTVTGSASPTKAPTASATPKVVTAQDDPCTA from the coding sequence GTGAGCCACACCGACGAGAGGGACGACGTGAGCGACGGCAGGGACTGGGACGACCCGGGCGCACGCCCTGGGCGCCGCCCCTTGCCGCCCGAGCTCGACCCGCGCGGCGGGGGGGCCCCTGACCGGGCGGCCGAACGCGCCACCGCGGCCTACCGCGGCGTGGCCCGCAGCTCGCTGCCCCCGCGCCCCGCCACCCAGCGTGTCGTGCCGCCGCCGTCGCGCCGCCCGCCGACCAAGCGGCGCTGGGCGCGCGTCCTGTCGTGGGTCGCGGTGTCGATGTCGGTGGTCATCCTCGGCACGTCGACCGCGCTCTACGTCCTGGTCAACAAGTACGACGCCAACATCGCGCGCATCGACGTCTTCGGCGGCAGCCGGGCCGAGGCGCCGGCCGCCGCGCCGCGTGACGCGCAGAACATCCTCATCGTGGGGTCGGACTCGCGCGGCGACACCGATGCGGGCGGGGAGTTCCAGGGCAGCGGCGACACCTTCGTGACCGGCCAGCGCTCCGACACCGTGATCCTCGCGCACCTCTACGGCAGCAGCGACAAGGCCCAACTGGTGTCGTTCCCGCGCGACTCCTACGTGAGCATCCCGGCCTTCACCGACCCGAAGTCCGGCAAGACCACCTCCGCGCGCAAGGGCAAGCTCAACTCCGCCTTCTCCACCGGCGGTCCGCCGCTGCTCATCGCGACGATCGAGAACCTCACCCAGATCCGCGTCGACCACTACATGCAGATCGACTTCCAGGGCTTCCAGTCCATGGTCGACAAGCTCGGTGGCGTCGAGGTCTGCCTGTCGAAGCCGGCGAAGGACAGGTTCTCCGGCATCGACCTGCCCGCCGGTCGCCACAAGATCGGCGGACGCACCGCGCTCGCCTTCGTGCGCCAGCGCCACGGCCTCGCCGGCGGTGACATCGACCGCATCACCCGCCAGCAGCAGTTCCTGGGCTCGATGGTCCGCAAGGTGCTCTCGGCCGGCACGCTGGCCAACCCGCTCAAGCTGACCGGCTTCCTCGACGTCGCGACCTCGAGCCTGCAGGTCGACAACGACCTGACGGTCGGCGACCTCAAGGACCTCGCGATCCGCTTCAAGAGCTTCAATGCCGGCGGCGTGAGCTTCGCGACGATCCCGATCACCGACATCGCCGCCTACCGCAACCGCGAGTCGGTCGTGCTCATCGACGATGACAAGGCCACCGCGCTGTTCGACGCGCTGCGCCGCGACGAGGCCCCCGACAGCCCCAAGCCCAAGCCGACCGCCACGGCCAGCGGCGACCCGCTCATCGTCAAGCCGGGCAGCATCCGGGTGAAGGTCTACAACGGTGCCGGCGTCGCCGGTCTGGGTCGCAAGGCCGCCGCCGACCTCACCGAGATCGGATTCCAGATGTCGGGGATCCCGGAGAACCGCGGCAGCGGCGCCACCGGCACCACCGTGCTGCACGGCCCCGACAAGGCCGACTCCGCGCGCACCCTCGCGGCTGCGCTGCCCGGCGCGGTCGTCCAGGAGGACCCGTCGCTCGGCAACGTCCTCGAGGTCGTCGTGGGCTCGGCCTACTCCGGCGCCAAGGCTGTCACCGTGACGGGTAGCGCCTCCCCCACCAAGGCGCCCACCGCGTCGGCGACCCCCAAGGTCGTCACGGCGCAGGACGACCCCTGCACGGCCTGA
- the rfbD gene encoding dTDP-4-dehydrorhamnose reductase gives MTLALLITGCKGQLGSELVRRAHREADIPFARGIDLPEVDLTDPFAVRDTVEEWARVVRSDSPNHRLVVLNPAAYTAVDKAEEDEETAYAVNAAAPALLATACASVGARMVQLSTDYVFPGDANQPYEVDDPKGPTNAYGRTKLAGELAVRDLLPDASYVVRTAWLYGRGGPNFVKTMARLERERETLTVIDDQVGSPTWAGDLAAALLALARSDAPAGSYHGTNRGSTTWNGFARAVFEELGADPERVQPTDSASFVTAATRPAYSVLSPRAWDGAGLPPLPGWREALAEAFRVEGDALRG, from the coding sequence GTGACGCTGGCGCTGCTCATCACCGGCTGCAAGGGCCAGCTCGGCAGCGAGCTCGTCCGGCGGGCGCACCGCGAGGCCGACATCCCCTTCGCCCGCGGCATCGACCTGCCCGAGGTCGACCTCACCGACCCCTTCGCGGTCCGTGACACCGTCGAGGAGTGGGCCCGCGTCGTGCGCTCCGACTCGCCGAACCACCGGCTCGTCGTCCTCAACCCCGCTGCCTACACCGCCGTCGACAAGGCCGAGGAGGACGAGGAGACGGCGTACGCCGTGAACGCGGCCGCACCCGCCCTGCTCGCCACCGCGTGCGCGTCCGTGGGTGCCCGGATGGTGCAGCTGTCGACCGACTACGTCTTCCCCGGTGACGCCAACCAGCCCTACGAGGTCGACGACCCGAAGGGCCCGACCAACGCCTACGGCCGCACCAAGCTGGCGGGCGAGCTCGCCGTGCGCGACCTGCTCCCCGACGCGTCCTACGTCGTGCGGACCGCCTGGCTCTACGGCCGGGGCGGGCCCAACTTCGTCAAGACGATGGCGCGGCTGGAGCGCGAGCGCGAGACGCTCACCGTGATCGACGACCAGGTCGGGTCGCCGACGTGGGCGGGTGACCTCGCGGCCGCGCTGCTGGCGCTGGCCCGCTCGGACGCGCCGGCCGGCAGCTACCACGGCACCAACCGCGGCTCGACGACCTGGAACGGCTTCGCCCGCGCCGTCTTCGAGGAGCTCGGCGCCGACCCGGAGCGGGTCCAGCCCACGGACTCGGCGTCGTTCGTCACGGCGGCCACCCGGCCGGCGTACTCCGTGCTCTCGCCTCGGGCGTGGGACGGGGCCGGGCTGCCGCCCCTGCCGGGCTGGCGCGAGGCCCTCGCCGAGGCGTTTCGCGTAGAGGGCGACGCATTGCGAGGGTGA
- a CDS encoding N-acetylmuramoyl-L-alanine amidase — protein MRRHSSAAVLTGLTLLASGIVVGLPVTAASAARPTPVEPSVARLALTSVDATSVRRLPGPLSRRPLLLSAPRVTRDFTTVGVTWRHDERVRGVAVQLRWRSAGRWSGWRSLEVDADHAPDPGSVEDTATVRDGTAPLWVGPSDGVQVRVDQRRGARPRDVRIELVDPGSSPADAPVSLPRSVARAAQPRPEIVTRAQWGADESIRRGEPTYTSPAKVGFVHHTATANGYSQAQAAAMVRSVYAFHVKSRGWSDIGYNLLVDRFGRVYEGRAGGVDRWVLGTHTGGHNSASFAVSLLGSYDSSSPGASTMAALQKTLAWKLGLAYRNPAGTTTLTSAGGGTSRFAAGTTNSFAVVSGHRDAGTTACPGAATYARMGEIRRGVTAYLGAGFVSPSLVDGAERVQGSTQPVTLATRTVNRTDWRLEVSRGGQVVRTLTGTADGALVPQWDLTFDGGYPALPGTYALRLTGTGADGSVALPWTTSVRVTGTGTSRWRPVSR, from the coding sequence GTGCGCCGCCACAGCTCTGCCGCCGTCCTCACCGGCCTGACCCTGCTCGCCTCCGGGATCGTGGTGGGCCTGCCCGTGACGGCTGCCTCCGCCGCCCGGCCGACGCCGGTGGAGCCCTCGGTGGCGCGGCTCGCGCTGACCTCGGTCGACGCGACGTCGGTGCGCCGGCTGCCCGGGCCGCTGTCGCGCCGGCCGCTGCTGCTGTCTGCTCCGCGCGTGACCCGGGACTTCACGACCGTCGGCGTCACGTGGCGCCACGACGAGCGGGTGCGCGGGGTCGCCGTGCAGCTGCGCTGGCGCAGCGCTGGTCGCTGGTCGGGCTGGCGGTCGCTCGAGGTCGACGCCGACCACGCCCCCGACCCCGGCTCAGTGGAGGACACCGCGACGGTCCGCGACGGCACCGCGCCGCTGTGGGTCGGGCCGTCGGACGGCGTGCAGGTGCGGGTCGACCAGCGCCGCGGCGCCCGCCCGCGCGACGTGCGCATCGAGCTGGTCGACCCGGGCTCCTCGCCCGCTGACGCCCCCGTGTCGCTGCCGCGCTCGGTGGCCCGCGCGGCCCAGCCGCGGCCGGAGATCGTCACCCGCGCGCAGTGGGGCGCCGACGAGTCGATCCGGCGCGGCGAGCCGACCTACACCAGCCCGGCGAAGGTCGGCTTCGTGCACCACACCGCGACCGCCAACGGCTACTCGCAGGCGCAGGCCGCGGCGATGGTGCGCTCGGTCTACGCCTTCCATGTGAAGAGCCGTGGGTGGTCCGACATCGGCTACAACCTGCTCGTCGACCGGTTCGGCCGGGTCTACGAGGGGCGGGCCGGTGGGGTCGACCGCTGGGTGCTGGGCACCCACACCGGCGGCCACAACAGCGCGAGCTTCGCGGTGTCGCTGCTCGGCAGCTACGACTCGTCGTCGCCGGGCGCGAGCACGATGGCGGCGCTGCAGAAGACGCTCGCGTGGAAGCTCGGGCTCGCCTACCGCAACCCGGCGGGCACCACCACCCTCACCTCGGCGGGAGGCGGCACGTCGCGCTTCGCCGCAGGGACGACCAACTCCTTCGCGGTCGTGAGCGGTCATCGCGACGCCGGCACGACCGCCTGCCCCGGGGCCGCGACCTACGCCCGGATGGGCGAGATCAGGCGGGGGGTCACGGCGTACCTGGGTGCGGGCTTCGTGTCGCCGTCGCTGGTCGACGGCGCCGAGCGGGTGCAGGGCTCGACGCAGCCGGTCACCCTCGCGACCCGCACCGTCAACCGCACCGACTGGCGGCTCGAGGTCTCGCGCGGTGGGCAGGTCGTGCGCACCCTGACCGGCACCGCCGACGGGGCGCTCGTGCCGCAGTGGGACCTCACCTTCGACGGCGGCTACCCGGCGCTGCCGGGGACCTACGCGCTGCGCCTCACCGGCACCGGCGCCGACGGCAGCGTGGCGCTGCCTTGGACGACGAGCGTGCGGGTGACCGGCACGGGCACGTCCCGCTGGCGGCCGGTGTCCCGCTAG
- a CDS encoding zeta toxin family protein gives MTRLDLVVGPNGAGKSTFVRYTLSPTIPWSVFVNADEIARQRWPHAPEAHSYDAARIAADTRNALITAGMPLIAETVFSHPSKLDLVRTAIAAGYDVHVHALLVPPDLSVARVARRVAAGGHDVPEDKIRERSARLWPLVADAILLATSATVYDGSHLDGPRPAAMFAGGLPIGAPTWPAWAPPALTSRWPATG, from the coding sequence GTGACCCGGCTCGACCTCGTCGTCGGCCCGAACGGCGCCGGCAAGTCCACCTTCGTCCGCTACACCCTGAGCCCGACGATCCCGTGGTCGGTGTTCGTGAACGCCGACGAGATCGCGCGCCAGCGCTGGCCCCACGCGCCGGAGGCGCACTCCTACGACGCGGCCCGCATCGCGGCCGACACGCGCAACGCGCTCATCACGGCGGGCATGCCGCTGATTGCCGAGACCGTCTTCTCCCACCCGAGCAAGCTCGACCTGGTGCGCACCGCGATCGCCGCCGGCTACGACGTGCACGTCCACGCGCTGCTCGTGCCCCCCGACCTGTCCGTCGCCAGGGTCGCCCGGCGGGTCGCCGCCGGCGGCCACGACGTCCCCGAGGACAAGATCCGGGAACGCTCCGCGCGGCTGTGGCCGCTCGTCGCGGACGCGATCCTGCTCGCGACCAGCGCGACCGTCTACGACGGCAGCCACCTGGACGGACCTCGACCCGCCGCGATGTTCGCGGGCGGCCTGCCGATCGGCGCCCCGACCTGGCCGGCGTGGGCGCCCCCGGCTCTCACCAGCAGGTGGCCCGCGACCGGCTGA
- a CDS encoding glycosyltransferase has protein sequence MTGPAGRAGRAAVYNRYWTTGGGAEKYGGAVAEHLSRRGPVELLTHEPFDRDALAERLSLDLSGCTVREVPHASAAVTDASRDVDLFVNVSHRSRDASAAARSLYVVHFPTAFGSAEPARADGAVVEWGTGFHQPDGRVTWTDGRASLLVTTDPGRPVDLTLLLGFQRPAAAGPAEVRVVVDGAVVATTVLDRPRQLLERATGRALRVRVASPAPGVAAEVVLESGSFVPADVVGGDDRRTLGVPLAAVSVGRSPLALLPGRALAPSTSMRWLDSYDAVVSNSAFTQEWVRRRWGADSAVLFPPVSLRSPAPKERVVLSVGRFFPTGQGHSKKQLEMVAAFRALVDDGLRDWELHLVGGCSDGGRGYLASVEAAASGYPVVLHVNASGTELEELTSRASVYWHLAGLGEDPERDPDRLEHFGISTVEAMSAGAVPVVLAAGGLVETVRDGVDGFHVRDVAELVARTRDLTADPVRLAGLSVSAAARARDFSVEAFGRRLDEVVDSLGR, from the coding sequence ATGACCGGACCCGCTGGCCGGGCCGGCCGGGCCGCCGTCTACAACCGCTACTGGACCACCGGCGGTGGGGCCGAGAAGTACGGCGGGGCGGTGGCCGAGCACCTGTCCCGGCGAGGCCCCGTGGAGCTGCTCACCCACGAGCCCTTCGACCGCGACGCCCTCGCCGAGCGGCTCTCGCTCGACCTGTCGGGCTGCACCGTGCGCGAGGTCCCGCACGCCTCCGCGGCCGTCACCGACGCGAGCCGCGACGTGGACCTCTTCGTCAACGTCAGCCACCGCAGCCGCGACGCCTCTGCCGCAGCCCGCAGCCTCTACGTCGTGCACTTCCCGACCGCCTTCGGCTCCGCCGAGCCCGCCCGGGCCGACGGCGCGGTCGTCGAGTGGGGCACCGGCTTCCACCAGCCCGACGGGCGGGTCACCTGGACCGACGGGCGGGCGTCGCTGCTCGTCACGACCGACCCGGGTCGCCCCGTCGACCTCACCCTGCTGCTCGGCTTCCAACGGCCCGCGGCCGCCGGCCCGGCCGAGGTCCGCGTCGTCGTCGACGGGGCGGTTGTCGCCACGACGGTGCTCGACCGCCCGCGCCAACTGCTCGAGCGGGCCACCGGCCGGGCCCTGCGTGTCCGCGTGGCGAGCCCCGCACCGGGCGTCGCGGCCGAGGTGGTGCTCGAGTCGGGGTCCTTCGTGCCGGCCGACGTCGTCGGGGGCGACGACCGGCGGACTCTCGGCGTACCCCTGGCTGCGGTGTCGGTCGGGCGGTCACCGCTGGCGCTGCTCCCCGGCCGGGCGCTGGCGCCGTCGACGTCGATGCGCTGGCTCGACAGCTATGACGCGGTGGTCTCCAACTCGGCCTTCACGCAGGAGTGGGTGCGCCGTCGCTGGGGCGCCGACAGTGCGGTGCTCTTCCCGCCGGTCAGCCTGCGGTCACCGGCGCCCAAGGAGCGGGTCGTGCTCAGCGTCGGCCGCTTCTTCCCGACCGGGCAGGGCCACTCCAAGAAGCAGCTGGAGATGGTCGCGGCCTTCCGCGCGCTCGTCGACGATGGCCTGCGCGACTGGGAGCTGCACCTTGTCGGCGGCTGCTCCGACGGCGGCCGCGGCTACCTCGCCTCGGTCGAGGCCGCTGCGTCGGGCTACCCCGTGGTGCTGCACGTCAACGCGAGCGGCACCGAGCTCGAGGAGCTCACGTCACGGGCCTCGGTCTACTGGCACCTGGCCGGGCTCGGCGAGGACCCGGAGCGGGATCCCGATCGGCTCGAGCACTTCGGGATCTCGACCGTGGAGGCGATGTCGGCCGGCGCGGTGCCGGTGGTGCTCGCTGCCGGTGGCCTGGTCGAAACGGTCCGCGACGGCGTCGACGGATTCCACGTGCGCGACGTCGCGGAGCTGGTGGCCCGCACGCGTGACCTCACCGCGGACCCGGTCCGGCTGGCCGGCCTGTCGGTGTCGGCGGCTGCGCGGGCGCGGGACTTCTCGGTGGAGGCGTTTGGTCGGAGGCTCGACGAGGTGGTCGACTCCCTGGGTCGCTGA
- the rfbB gene encoding dTDP-glucose 4,6-dehydratase produces MRTLVTGGAGFIGANFVHWTRQHRPDVELTVLDKLTYASDGSSLEPVRGDVELVVGDIADTALVDRLVAQSDLVVHFAAESHNDNSLSDPSPFVQTNVVGTFSILEAVRRHGVRLHHVSTDEVYGDLELDDPERFSETTPYNPSSPYSATKAGSDLLVRAWVRSFGITATISNCSNNYGPYQHVEKFIPRQITNVIDGQRPRLYGDGLNVRDWIHVDDHNSAVWTIVDKGTSGETYLIGADGEKTNREVVAAILRAFDRDPADYDHVSDRPGHDRRYAIDSSRLRTELGWAPAYADFDEGLRQTVQWYRDHEAWWRPAKGATESKYAAAGETVTGGATA; encoded by the coding sequence ATGCGCACCCTCGTCACCGGAGGCGCCGGTTTCATCGGCGCGAACTTCGTCCACTGGACCCGTCAGCACCGACCCGACGTCGAGCTGACCGTGCTCGACAAGCTCACCTACGCCAGTGACGGGTCGAGCCTCGAGCCGGTCCGCGGCGACGTGGAGCTGGTCGTGGGCGACATCGCCGACACCGCGCTGGTCGACCGGCTGGTCGCGCAGTCCGACCTCGTCGTGCACTTCGCGGCGGAGAGCCACAACGACAACTCGCTGTCGGACCCGTCGCCGTTCGTGCAGACCAACGTCGTCGGCACCTTCTCGATCCTCGAGGCGGTGCGCCGCCACGGCGTGCGGCTGCACCACGTCAGCACCGACGAGGTCTACGGCGACCTCGAGCTCGACGACCCGGAGCGCTTCAGCGAGACGACGCCCTACAACCCGTCCTCGCCGTACTCCGCGACCAAGGCCGGCTCGGACCTCCTGGTGCGCGCGTGGGTCCGCTCCTTCGGCATCACCGCGACCATCAGCAACTGCAGCAACAACTACGGGCCCTACCAGCACGTCGAGAAGTTCATCCCGCGCCAGATCACCAACGTCATCGACGGCCAGCGGCCGCGGCTCTACGGCGACGGCCTCAACGTCCGCGACTGGATCCACGTCGACGACCACAACAGCGCGGTCTGGACCATCGTCGACAAGGGCACGAGCGGCGAGACCTACCTCATCGGTGCCGACGGCGAGAAGACCAACCGCGAGGTGGTCGCGGCGATCCTGCGCGCCTTCGACCGCGACCCGGCCGACTACGACCACGTGAGTGACCGGCCCGGCCACGACCGCCGCTACGCGATCGACTCCAGCCGGCTGCGCACCGAGCTCGGCTGGGCCCCGGCCTACGCCGACTTCGACGAGGGCCTGCGCCAGACGGTCCAGTGGTACCGCGACCACGAGGCCTGGTGGCGGCCGGCCAAGGGCGCGACCGAGTCGAAGTACGCCGCCGCCGGCGAGACGGTCACCGGGGGGGCGACAGCGTGA
- a CDS encoding glycosyltransferase, producing the protein MRLRAVVVNYNGGAEVLGGLRALLASDWPGELEVVVVDNGSTDGSVERIEAELPAVRVHRSPGNLGYPAVNRVVTDLDGVDLVAVVNPDAVVAPDCLRLLADALAIDPGLGAACPLILLDGDYREVAVGLDGTARASLDLLAVEGADRWHLTGPRVRRRWQRGVAWTIGDGSVLRSTATDGTVVALRLRAHEPSRVTLRSGGHEVAVDVDRRATTVSVPLGGPAVPVVQNAGSVIGVHGLGLNRGYHQPDGPTFAQPTDVPAWCGAAVLLRAGYLRDAGLFDPRWFLYYEDTDLSWRGLLRGWRYAYVPEARVRHAHSTTIGHGSALYDVQHESNRLLTVAKCAPAGAARAAWLESVRLVGRQLRGDVVARLRDRRAPEPVLTTRRLRALARALRLLPAVLADRRAVRGGASVVDADLPVLGRWHDPAPGPDDVEQP; encoded by the coding sequence GTGAGGCTGCGGGCGGTCGTCGTCAACTACAACGGCGGGGCGGAGGTGCTCGGCGGCCTGCGGGCGCTGCTCGCGAGCGACTGGCCCGGCGAGCTCGAGGTCGTCGTCGTCGACAACGGCTCGACCGACGGCAGCGTCGAGCGGATCGAGGCCGAGCTGCCCGCGGTGCGGGTGCACCGCTCCCCCGGCAACCTCGGCTACCCCGCGGTCAACCGGGTCGTCACCGACCTCGACGGCGTCGACCTCGTCGCGGTCGTCAACCCCGACGCGGTCGTCGCCCCCGACTGCCTGCGGCTGCTCGCCGACGCGCTCGCCATCGACCCCGGGCTCGGGGCGGCCTGCCCGCTGATCCTGCTCGACGGCGACTACCGCGAGGTGGCGGTCGGACTGGATGGCACGGCTCGGGCGTCGCTCGACCTGCTCGCCGTCGAGGGCGCCGACCGCTGGCACCTCACCGGGCCGCGGGTCCGGCGGCGCTGGCAGCGCGGCGTCGCCTGGACGATCGGTGACGGCAGCGTCCTGCGCAGCACCGCAACCGACGGCACCGTCGTGGCGCTGCGGCTGCGGGCGCACGAGCCCAGCCGGGTCACGCTGCGCTCCGGCGGGCACGAGGTCGCCGTCGACGTCGACCGCCGGGCGACCACCGTGTCGGTGCCGCTCGGCGGGCCGGCGGTGCCCGTGGTGCAGAACGCCGGGTCGGTCATCGGTGTGCACGGGCTGGGGCTCAACCGCGGCTACCACCAGCCCGACGGGCCGACCTTCGCCCAGCCGACAGACGTGCCCGCCTGGTGCGGCGCCGCGGTGCTGCTGCGTGCCGGCTACCTGCGCGACGCCGGGCTGTTCGACCCGCGGTGGTTCCTCTACTACGAAGACACCGACCTGTCGTGGCGCGGCCTGTTGCGCGGCTGGCGCTACGCCTACGTCCCGGAGGCGCGGGTCCGCCACGCGCACTCGACCACCATCGGCCACGGCTCCGCGCTCTACGACGTACAGCACGAGAGCAACCGGCTGCTCACCGTCGCCAAGTGCGCGCCCGCCGGCGCGGCCCGCGCCGCCTGGCTCGAGTCGGTGCGCCTCGTCGGGCGGCAGCTGCGCGGCGACGTCGTCGCTCGCCTCCGTGACCGGCGCGCCCCCGAGCCGGTCCTCACCACCCGACGGCTGCGGGCGCTGGCCCGCGCGCTGCGGCTGCTGCCCGCGGTCCTCGCCGACCGGCGCGCGGTCCGCGGTGGCGCGTCGGTCGTCGACGCCGACTTGCCGGTGCTGGGACGCTGGCACGACCCCGCCCCGGGACCCGACGACGTGGAGCAGCCCTGA